Proteins encoded in a region of the Uloborus diversus isolate 005 chromosome 1, Udiv.v.3.1, whole genome shotgun sequence genome:
- the LOC129217432 gene encoding tumor susceptibility gene 101 protein-like — MPQESFDSYVGQILSKYQFPDRAKRDVCAAIREYQNLRVKLDTYVFNDGSRQELACLDGTIPVMYKGTYYHIPICIWLMDSHPYSSPMCYVKPTADMQIKASRHVDTNGRIYLPYLHNWQPDNFDLLGVIHVMIIVFGETPPVYSKPKLQNSSAYTTTPYPTEPSSFMPMPNVGTTYPPYPPVPATGPAPYPAVSSAYPSYPGNYPVASGYNYSGYNAATGGVPTTNNYPPVAATASNPLPYPQTTASNMTQQSSGTITEEHIHASLLSAVEDKLKKRLREVLAQSQAEIEVLKKTEGDLNKGKSKIEEIINRMQQEQKQLEKNVLTLSLKEGEIEELRQKIEHQANVPIDDAVVTPAPLYNQLLNAFAEENATEDAVYYLGEALRKGVIDLDIFLKHVRSLSWKQFMLKALMQKCREKANLPH; from the exons ATGCCTCAAGAGTCTTTTGATAGTTATGTAGGCCAAATTTTATCCAAG tatcaATTTCCTGATCGGGCCAAACGTGATGTCTGTGCTGCCATACGAGAATATCAGAATCTTAGAGTAAAACTAGATACTTACG TTTTTAATGATGGTTCTAGACAAGAATTAGCATGCTTAGATGGCACAATTCCAGTTATGTATAAAG GAACTTATTATCACATACCAATTTGTATTTGGTTGATGGATTCACATCCATATAGTTCTCCTATGTGTTACGTAAAGCCTACTGCAGACATGCAAATCAAAGCCTCTCGCCATGTCGATACAAATGGAAGGATATACTTGCCATATTTGCACAATTGGCAACCA GATAATTTTGATTTACTGGGAGTTATTCATGTGATGATAATAGTATTTGGAGAAACACCACCAGTATATTCAaagccaaaattgcaaaattctTCTGCTTACACTACTACTCCTTATCCTACTGAGCCATCTA GTTTTATGCCTATGCCCAATGTAGGTACAACTTACCCTCCATATCCACCTGTGCCAGCTACGGGTCCAGCTCCTTATCCTGCTGTATCATCTGCTTATCCTTCTTATCCTG gtAATTATCCTGTTGCTTCTGGTTACAACTATAGTGGTTACAATGCCGCTACAGGTGGAGTGCCAACAACCAATAATTATCCTCCAGTAGCTGCTACTGCTTCAAACCCATTGCCATACCCCCAAACTACTGCCTCAAATATGACTCAACAGAGCAGTGGTACGATAACAGAAGAACATATTCACGCCTCTCTTCTGTCTGCTGTAGAGGATAAGTTAAAGAAACGTTTGCGAGAAGTTCTTGCTCAATCACAA gctgaaattgaagttcttaaaaAGACAGAAGGAGATTTGAACAAAGGCAAgtcaaaaattgaagaaattataAATCGTATGCAACAAGAGCAG AAACAACTGGAAAAGAATGTACTAACCTTAAGTTTAAAGGAAGGAGAAATTGAAGAATTGAGGCAAAAAATTGAACACCAAGCCAATGTTCCCATTGATGATGCTGTTGTGACTCCTGCACCTCTATATAATCA GCTTCTCAATGCATTTGCTGAAGAGAATGCTACTGAAGATGCAGTATATTATCTTGGAGAAGCCTTGAGAAAAGGTGTAATAGACTTAGACATTTTCTTAAAG CATGTACGTTCTTTGTCATGGAAGCAATTTATGTTGAAAGCTCTGATGCAGAAATGTCGAGAGAAAGCAAACCTTCCTCATTAA